TACAGTTACATTACGGAGTTGGACACTGATGCCACTAAGAAGGTCATTGACAGTATGGCTAACACGGACGGAAACGGACGTTCACTGATTATCAATGGTCAGGAAGCAACAACAGATGGGATTGAACTAATCTCGGACTTTGACCGTGAGTTGGCCTACTTGTCGATTAAATATGATGACTTTACAGTCGACGATGCGTTCAAACAAAAGATAAAAAAATTACATGATCAAATGATGTCGGTCACAGTTGATTCAAAAACTGTGACCGTCAATTTGTCTAGCTTTGATGAGTGGGAGAAGAACCATCCTAAAGCACTCTCACAAGATGATAAAGATCGGCTAGATGCAATGGGTCAAGTGGGTCAATATCGAACGCAAGAGATTCTAGGATCGCCCTTTGAAGATCAGAATGCAACGATCATGGTCAACGACCGGTACGCCTGGCGAATGCGTGGCGGACAAAAGAACATGTCTAATCACATTCGGATTTCAAGCGAGACTGGAAAAAAGATTGTGGCCGTGATGTCCGGCACAGTGACTGCCTGTTCAAATGGAAGTGTGACGATCGCAACTGATGGTAAACGAACCGTGACCGGTGGGCTCAAAACCGTGACGGTTAAACCAAACCAGGAAATCAAGAAAGGAGATCAAATCGGAACTAGCGAAAAGAACATCACTCTTCAGCTTATCAAAATCACGCAGCAGAGCGCTCCAGACGAGTCTTCATCAACACCATCATCGTCGAGCACCTTAGAAAGCGTCTCTCAGGCACCAGGTTTATCTTCAAAGAACTCTTCCTCCGCTTCCAGTTCAACCGTTGTGGTAAGTTCAGCACCTTTGCCACCTATTGAGGAAGAATTAAATCCTGCCTTTGCTTTACCAAATGTGAAATACACGTATGCCACGACTTATGGCTTGGTGACCAGTGGTGGCAATTTAACGGGTCAAGACTTTGACGCCAACAAGTTTCATGCCGCGTGGGTTAAGTATTTTTCTAACGGTGTTTTGGTCGACAAGGAAAGTTACTCAATCGACGCAGCTAAAAAGGCTGGCGTTAATCCGGCGCTTATTGCCGCAATTATGGGGACAGAATCCTCATGGGGAACAAGTGCTGCGGTTCGTGGTGCAAATAATCCTAGTGGTCAAATGAGTGGTGGTACGATCATTGCCTATCCATCGCTAGAAGCTGGTATTGATGCCACCCGGAACACGTTGCATAACTTAGTTGTTACCCGTGGTTTGAATACTGTCCAGAAGTTAGGCGCCGCCTATGCACCTATTGGCGCCATTAATGACCCTAACAATCTGAATCTTAACTGGGTACCCAACGTCAACAAACTTTTAGCCATTTTTGGATTCAAGAGTGGTGACTCAATCGGTAATATCACGCTGCATAATGGTGGTAATTCTTATCCTGTAGGTCAGTGTACGTGGTGGGCAAAAGCCAGATCCGGATGGGCTGCTAATAACTGGGGCAATGGTGCTGACTGGGGTAGCTCAGCAGCCGCCGCAGGATTCAGCGTCGATCATACCCCTCAACAAGGGGCATTGGTCAGTTTTGCCGCAGGCCAAATGGTTGGTAATTGGCAGGCAGACCCGGTATACGGGCATGTGGCGTATGTAGAATCAGTTGATTCGGATAAAGGGACAATTACCATCTCTCAGGGAGGAACGGGCTTCAAGCAGCAACCAGGGCCAAATTTGCAAACGTTAGGAAACGTGGGAGCTTACACCTATATTCACCCACGGTAAAAGGAGGAAGACGATGGAAGGACACAAATGGCGTCACTGGCTATTACCACTGTATGCCGTGCTAATGACGGCTTTGATGGTCTTAGGCTGGTATCGTTGGTCGGACAGTCAAAGCGTCTTACAAGAAACAAAAACGCATTTGAACGCAATAACAGGCGGTGAATCAAAAAAGGTAGATAAAAGAGTCCTTGTTTTTGCGGATTTAGTTGTTGGATATCGTGCGGATCAACAAAAACGACACGATCAAATTGAGAAGCTATCGACCAAAGCAATAGCAGATCAAATCGTACCACCGGCTAATATTGGTAAAGCGGGTGTTGGTCCGGATCTGTCTTATAAGGTTACGTACCAGCATCGCGAGGTCACTTATACACAAGCAGGTTCCGAAACAATTGCAATGGCACGGGTAGCATACACTATCACCAGCGACGGCAACAGAATAAAAAACGATTTAGTGCTGCGCTTGCCGATGAAGCAGCAAAAGATAATTGGGTGCACGCTATATCGTCTCAATCAATCACAGGCAAGTCATGACTAATAAAGGAGCGATCAATAATGGCAAGTACGAGTCTGGAAAAGCGAATCAAGAGTAAAGAGAACCGGATCAAAGAACTAGAAGAGCAGCAAAAAAAGGTGCAGCAACAATTGACGGCCGCAAGGCGTGATCTCAAAGTCTTAAAAGCCGATAAGGTTGACGCGTTGTTATCTGAGAGCCATCTAACTTATGAAGACATTGCGAAGCTACTTAAAAAAGAAACCCATGATGAAGCCCCTAGGTTTCATTAATGATCGTACAAGAGGCATGGAAGGGAGGGACTGATGTGGGTCGGAAAAAAGATAAAGAGACTGACACCATCAAGATTACCAATCAAGAGGGGATCGCGTTAGCTACCGACCCGCAACCGTTTGATGATGGGCTAGCACAGTTACAAGCGGCTAGTGATCACCTGTTTGATTTAGCGCAACATGGTAGCTGCCAAATCACGGCCTATCACCGTGACCAAGTTGCCTTTTCCGTCAAGATTAAGCTACCGATTGAAGGGAAAATTGAAGATCTGATCACAGACTTAATTTCTCAGCGGCAAGAGGTAACTTCACCACCAGCAACAGACGTTTCAGTAGCGAATGAAACTGAACCGGATTCTGCATCTGAACCTGTTTCTACCGACTCGTTAGCGGCTGATACAACCCCAAAAAGGACACGTAACCAATCACATAGAACCGTTGCCAAAAAACCGAAACAAAATGCCATCAAATTACCTTCAATTTCATTAACAAGGGTTAGCCGATCGTTTCTCAAACACCTGATAACCATTGCCGTTTTGCTGATAATAGCAGGCGGTTTTTTGTTTGGAACAAAACTAGTCGTTGATGCGTACAACGCCCCCCCAAGCTACACCTCCCTGATTAAGAAGGGGGATTATCTTCAAGCCGGCAAGTTGTATCCAAATCGACGGGACGATGTGCGTAAAACCCTCACAGATCAAAGTAACGTGAAGCAACTCGCTAAGTTTCAACGTATCTACCCAAAAGCTGAGACACTGTTTGATCTTGCTTACCTGCAACACGATTATTCAAAGGTCATCGCGATGAGTAATCGTGTGACGCTATCTCAGGAGCGCCAAGCCAAACTCGCCATTGCCTATGTTCACACTAAGCAATTCGATGCCGCTGAGCTGATTAACGAGCAGCTCAAGAGCAAAACACTATCAGAGGTGATTGCGCTGGGGTATGTGCGGCAAAAGGACTTCGACAAAGCTCAAAAAATCAACGACAAACTAAAGGACTCAACCATTAGCCAAGCGATTGAAGTCGGGAAAAAGTATGCGGCTGGTATTGATGCTTTTAACAAGATTGCAAGCGATCCGAAACAACCTGCAGACAAGCGTCAGCAAGCTAAGCAAACCGTTAAAACGTTTGAACATGCTCTGAACACATTAGGAGAAAGTAACAACCCAAATTCGTAAAGGAAAGCGTGATAAAGATGCCAACATCAAGCCAAGAAAAACAACCACCAAAGAGTACCAAAGAGTTACTGGCGTTGGCGCAAGATGGCGCCAAAAAAGTCTTCTCTACTGACGAGTATCGAGAGTATTTAAAGTTCATCAGCGGGTTTCATCAATACAGTGTCAGAAACCAGTTACTCATCTATTTACAGAACCCACATGCCACTTTTGTTGCGGGGTATCACACATGGAAAAATCAGTACCATCGACAAGTTAATCAACACGAAAAAGGTATCAGGATATTGGCGGGTGGTGAACACAAGTACGAAAAGAGAATTCGGCAACCTGATGGCACCATCAAACGCATAAAAGAGACCAGGGTATTCTGCCGACCGGCGGCTGTCTTTGATTACTCTCAGACCAGCGGTGAGCCTATCAAAATGTTCACACATGAGCTGACTGGTGAAGTACCAAATTATGCCACTATTTATAGCAAACTTGTTCAAGCAACTGACTTTCATGTGGGCTTTAGCCATGAGATGCCAAGCAGCGAAACCAAGGGTGTTACTCGCCCACGCAAAAAAGAAATCCAATTGCGTTCCGGTATGAGCGAGAAGCAAACCATTAAGACGCTGATTCATGAACTCGCGCACAGTGAATTACATTGTGATCCCAAGTTAAAATTGGATCGTTCAACCATGGAATTGGAAGCTGAAAGTACCGCGTTTATCGTTTGTCAACATTTGGGAATTGACACGAGTGATTACACGTTCCCTTACCTTGCTGTTTGGTCGAAAGATAAGGATTTTCCCAGCTCTCCAAAAGCTTAACGCGTATCCAATCCACCGCCGAAAAATTCAATAAAACCGTCGATCAAAACCTTGAAAAGATTCGTGAGAAACCGTTGACGCTTGATCAAAAAATAGAACGCGCTAAAACCATTGCGACAACGGAAAACATCGCAAAAAAAGAGCAAGGGCTGGTGCAAGCAACGCAGGAGAAAACACGCTAACCCATTTGTTGAATACTCTCACTCAAGAGGACACTCCAGCCCTTGCTTTTCTCCAGCCCTTGATCACCCAAGAAAGGAATTACCAACATGAAAACCATTGATGAAATGAACGAATTTGATCGTGACATTATCTTGCTTCATCGCAAGTCTGTGAGCGAAGATACACCACCGGCAATTCTACAAAAGGTTAAAACAGTACGTGATGATATTTCTAATGACCTGACGGG
This genomic window from Lacticaseibacillus paracasei subsp. paracasei contains:
- a CDS encoding CHAP domain-containing protein, yielding MANNWKDMLLNKQHHDPKDALVSSDPSRFKKALRGNKYRIQSVGGFGGKRFVRKKGQFRRGLLAQNAKHKKKQTSWVKRFRHRSREALQHGAIETAKKSTVLAATNGQQNEEQNDPTYQTLSKTTQGGSRLKARLKRHRNRKGKRLAKKLGKPVQTSYSRKSVRKMMKQRALKGATFSWRHPISSIRHLLKAILMLPVVIKSMAILLLVGLVFGLIALMSSMFGWLVPTMSTTADSKPLTDAYSYITELDTDATKKVIDSMANTDGNGRSLIINGQEATTDGIELISDFDRELAYLSIKYDDFTVDDAFKQKIKKLHDQMMSVTVDSKTVTVNLSSFDEWEKNHPKALSQDDKDRLDAMGQVGQYRTQEILGSPFEDQNATIMVNDRYAWRMRGGQKNMSNHIRISSETGKKIVAVMSGTVTACSNGSVTIATDGKRTVTGGLKTVTVKPNQEIKKGDQIGTSEKNITLQLIKITQQSAPDESSSTPSSSSTLESVSQAPGLSSKNSSSASSSTVVVSSAPLPPIEEELNPAFALPNVKYTYATTYGLVTSGGNLTGQDFDANKFHAAWVKYFSNGVLVDKESYSIDAAKKAGVNPALIAAIMGTESSWGTSAAVRGANNPSGQMSGGTIIAYPSLEAGIDATRNTLHNLVVTRGLNTVQKLGAAYAPIGAINDPNNLNLNWVPNVNKLLAIFGFKSGDSIGNITLHNGGNSYPVGQCTWWAKARSGWAANNWGNGADWGSSAAAAGFSVDHTPQQGALVSFAAGQMVGNWQADPVYGHVAYVESVDSDKGTITISQGGTGFKQQPGPNLQTLGNVGAYTYIHPR